Within the Mucilaginibacter sp. CSA2-8R genome, the region GGTCGCGGGGTATTTTTACCGGCGATGAAGTGCGCGACTCTACACCTACCAATAAGGCTTCGTTAGTATAATACCCTTTCATTTTACGACCAAAGGCAGGTAATGCTTTCTGTAAACGCTTATGTATCCAGCTGGGCAGCACTTCTTTTAAATCGGTACTGGCAACGCCCGGCAAATAAGAGTTTTTAGGTATATCGGCAGATATGCGTCCTTCTACAAAATCAATCATACGCTGGCCCGGAGCCACCAGGTTACCGCCACCCGCAGCAAATGCCAACTGTTCAACCTGCTGCTGAAATTTTAACAATTTAAACGGATCGCTTTCATCACCCGCTACATCCTCCAAATTAATTTGCACTACGGTACCCGAGTTGGCGAAGGGGTTATTCCGTTTAGACGGACTCCAGCCGTTTACTACAATCTCGCCCGGCTCAGTTGAGCATGGGGCAATGATGCCGCCTGGGCACATGCAGAACGAAAATACCCCGCGGTCGTCTACCTGCTCCACCAAACTGTAATAAGATGGCGGCAGGTACGGGCCACGCACATCACAATGATATTGCGCTTTATCTATAATATGCTGCGGATGCTCGATGCGCACCCCTAAGGCAAAAGGCTTGGCTTCAATTAGAATATTCTGGCGCTGCAGCATTTCAAACACATCGCGGGCTGAGTGCCCGGTGGCTAAAATGACAGCCGCGCCATTAATGGTTTCGCCGGAGGCGGTTTTAACACCAGTGATTTTACCGAAGCTGATATTTAATTCGGTTACCTTGGTATCAAAAAGTATTTCGCCGCCTGCGTTTAAAATGGTTTCGCGCATGGCCGTGATAATTTGCGGCAATTTATTGGTACCGATGTGCGGCCGGGCATCTACCAAAATATCTTCGTCGGCACCATGCGCTACAAACATTTGCAGTACCTGGTTAACATCACCGCGCTTAGTAGACCGGGTGTACAATTTACCGTCGGAATAAGTACCGGCCCCGCCCTCGCCAAAACAGTAGTTTGACTCGGGATTTACCAACCCTTGCTTATTAATATTGGCTAAATCGCGGCGGCGCTGTTTTACATCCTTACCGCGCTCAATAATAATAGGTTTAAACCCCGACAGCACACACTGCAAAGCGGCAAAAATACCGGCCGGACCGGCACCCACAATAATAATGGGCTTTTTATCTTTTACGTTGGGATAATCAATGTTAAAATTAACTGGTGCTGCGAGTTCATCCACAAATACCTGTAAGTGCATACGGTAAACTACCTTGCGCCCACGGGCATCAATAGAACGTTTGCGGATTTTTATGGCCTGAATGCGTTTAAGCGGAAGCTTAAGCTGTTGAGCAGCCATTGCTTTTAAGGCTTCTTCATTTTCGTGTTCCTCGGGCAGGCACACTACTTCAATCTCTTTCATCATAACCGTAAGCCGGGTTTTTATCCCGGACGGTGCAAAGATAAACAATGTTATGGTGTCATTAAAACGTTCGGCCCTGTACGTTCAATGTTCGGTAACGAACACTTGCATATCACTTAAAATATTTAACAACTTGATTATCATTAATTTAAAAACATGGTGCCAAAGTTGGCATAAGCTTACCAACTTATAATATAAAGCCATGATTATTGAGAACAGCTTAAACAGGATATGGGAAGGATGCTTACAGCAAGACCGCAAATCACAAGAATCATTATATAAAGTTTTAGCTGCGCGTATGCTGGCCGCCTGCATGCGCTATGCTACCGACCGCGACGAGGCTGAAGACATTATGCAGGAAGGTTTTATTAAGGTTTTTACCTCGATGCATAAATACCGTAACGAAGGCAGCCTGGAAGGATGGATTCGCCGTATTATGGTACACACCGCCATATCTCGCTTTCGTAAACAAAAACCCATGTTATTAACCGATGCATTGCCCGAAGGTGTAACCTTAAATATGAGCTATACTGAGCAAGGCCTGGAAGCTAAAGAACTGCTGAACATGATTAGCGAACTGCCAAGCAACTACCGTAACGTATTTAACCTGTATGCTATTGAAGGTTACTCGCACCAGGAAATTGGCGAAACCCTGGGCATTACCGAACTGGTATCGCGCACAACTTTGCATCGTGCCAGAGGCGTGTTAAAAGAAAAACTTAACCGTATTAAAAGTTATGAATACCACTGCATGGCCAGCTAAAATATGCCGCTAATGTTCAACATGAATCTGGTTTTTCAGTGCTTGCTGATGACAATTATTGATATGTTGCACCAATTGCTCGAAAGGCTTTTCGCCAGCCGTGCCGCAATCAAATAAGTGAATAAAAGCCGATGGCTTTAAACTTTCAAAGTAATCAATCAGCGTGCAAGCATACACAATCTGGCAGGGGCCTTTAATATGTTTTATTAAACGCTCAATTCCTTTTTCGATGCCTACGCTTGTCGCATGATTAGAAATCAACTCCCCTTGTGGAAAAACCACCACTAAATTTTCGGGTGTGTTTAATAAATCAGCAGCATAGTGTAATGATTTCAGCATCTCCCGCGTCCCCTTTTCAATCGAGAAACCACCGAACAAATTAAACAGCATCCGCTTTTCGAGATGATCGTGCTGCATCATAATATACAGCTTACGCTTCAGGTGCCAATAGGCTAAATAGTTACCAAAAAAACCATCCCACCAACTAAA harbors:
- a CDS encoding FAD-dependent oxidoreductase, giving the protein MMKEIEVVCLPEEHENEEALKAMAAQQLKLPLKRIQAIKIRKRSIDARGRKVVYRMHLQVFVDELAAPVNFNIDYPNVKDKKPIIIVGAGPAGIFAALQCVLSGFKPIIIERGKDVKQRRRDLANINKQGLVNPESNYCFGEGGAGTYSDGKLYTRSTKRGDVNQVLQMFVAHGADEDILVDARPHIGTNKLPQIITAMRETILNAGGEILFDTKVTELNISFGKITGVKTASGETINGAAVILATGHSARDVFEMLQRQNILIEAKPFALGVRIEHPQHIIDKAQYHCDVRGPYLPPSYYSLVEQVDDRGVFSFCMCPGGIIAPCSTEPGEIVVNGWSPSKRNNPFANSGTVVQINLEDVAGDESDPFKLLKFQQQVEQLAFAAGGGNLVAPGQRMIDFVEGRISADIPKNSYLPGVASTDLKEVLPSWIHKRLQKALPAFGRKMKGYYTNEALLVGVESRTSSPVKIPRDRETLQHPQIQGLYPCGEGAGYAGGIISAAIDGINCVVAAAKIMA
- a CDS encoding RNA polymerase sigma factor, whose product is MIIENSLNRIWEGCLQQDRKSQESLYKVLAARMLAACMRYATDRDEAEDIMQEGFIKVFTSMHKYRNEGSLEGWIRRIMVHTAISRFRKQKPMLLTDALPEGVTLNMSYTEQGLEAKELLNMISELPSNYRNVFNLYAIEGYSHQEIGETLGITELVSRTTLHRARGVLKEKLNRIKSYEYHCMAS
- a CDS encoding lysophospholipid acyltransferase family protein, producing MIPARRNDLFSNWFAKYMRYRMRKAFNRIVVTPFEPKPGHSVLLLCNHFSWWDGFFGNYLAYWHLKRKLYIMMQHDHLEKRMLFNLFGGFSIEKGTREMLKSLHYAADLLNTPENLVVVFPQGELISNHATSVGIEKGIERLIKHIKGPCQIVYACTLIDYFESLKPSAFIHLFDCGTAGEKPFEQLVQHINNCHQQALKNQIHVEH